The following are from one region of the Bacillota bacterium genome:
- a CDS encoding (2Fe-2S)-binding protein: MKRDISCAINGRKRRFTAEPCITVLDVLRDVLHLTGTKEGCGTGDCGACTVIWNGKAVNSCLLLANRMEGADIWTVEGMMKHGKLHPIQEAFVEEGATQCGFCAPGFIMRIKALLEENPNPSDDEIVQGLVGNLCRCTGYQDIISAVRRAAEKMGA, from the coding sequence GTGAAAAGGGACATTAGCTGTGCCATCAACGGCAGGAAAAGGCGGTTTACCGCTGAACCCTGCATCACCGTGCTGGATGTGCTCAGGGACGTGCTGCACCTGACGGGAACAAAGGAAGGGTGTGGGACGGGGGACTGCGGCGCGTGCACCGTAATCTGGAATGGGAAGGCTGTCAACTCGTGCCTGCTCTTGGCCAACAGGATGGAGGGTGCCGACATCTGGACCGTAGAGGGAATGATGAAGCACGGCAAGCTCCACCCCATCCAAGAGGCCTTTGTGGAGGAGGGCGCGACGCAGTGTGGCTTCTGCGCTCCAGGATTCATAATGAGGATAAAGGCACTCCTGGAGGAAAACCCCAATCCCAGCGACGATGAGATAGTCCAGGGCCTGGTGGGCAACCTGTGCAGGTGCACGGGCTACCAGGACATAATCTCCGCTGTGAGGCGGGCAGCCGAGAAAATGGGAGCCTGA
- a CDS encoding carbon-nitrogen hydrolase family protein produces MKAVTVCGIQIASIPGDVRQNVRKALDWLAKAQGEFGAEIAVFPESVTTTFNPGMSREALYDIVEPIPGDVTDAFCRASSDLNTIVVLPVYERGRDRPTIYNSAVLITPGSGVVGVYRKTHPFTTERVEGGGWTTPGHTARVYQTSCAMLGMMICYDGDFPELARVMAIDGAEVLARPSAFLRSYDIWHLTNAARAYDNHVYVVAVNAVGRDGAGNYYAGHSMVISPTGEKLAQARGSEEIIVARLDPDPMRYVSPGTRAPMVFDHLQDRNIAAYEGIIREARSAFEPALRVPYGRPAGKSREEDSPAS; encoded by the coding sequence ATGAAAGCAGTCACGGTATGTGGGATCCAGATTGCATCAATCCCTGGGGACGTGCGCCAGAACGTCCGCAAGGCTTTGGACTGGCTGGCCAAGGCTCAAGGAGAGTTCGGAGCCGAGATTGCCGTGTTTCCGGAGAGTGTCACCACCACCTTCAACCCGGGGATGTCAAGAGAGGCCCTCTATGACATAGTCGAGCCCATACCGGGAGACGTCACAGACGCATTCTGCCGTGCTTCATCTGATCTTAATACCATAGTTGTGCTGCCCGTCTATGAAAGAGGGCGTGACCGGCCCACCATCTACAACTCCGCAGTCCTCATAACCCCGGGTAGTGGAGTGGTTGGGGTTTACCGGAAGACCCACCCCTTCACCACAGAGCGGGTAGAGGGTGGAGGTTGGACGACACCTGGTCACACCGCTAGGGTATACCAAACCTCCTGTGCCATGCTGGGGATGATGATCTGCTATGACGGGGACTTCCCTGAACTGGCCAGGGTCATGGCCATAGATGGCGCGGAGGTGCTAGCCAGGCCGTCCGCGTTTCTCCGGAGCTATGACATCTGGCACTTGACCAACGCGGCCAGGGCCTACGACAATCACGTCTACGTGGTGGCGGTGAATGCGGTGGGCCGTGACGGTGCCGGGAACTACTACGCTGGACATAGCATGGTCATAAGCCCTACCGGCGAGAAACTGGCGCAGGCCAGAGGCTCCGAGGAGATTATCGTGGCACGCCTGGACCCTGATCCCATGAGGTATGTGAGCCCTGGCACCCGTGCCCCCATGGTATTTGACCACCTGCAGGACAGGAACATCGCAGCGTATGAAGGGATTATCCGGGAGGCGCGGAGCGCCTTTGAACCTGCCCTCAGGGTGCCATACGGACGACCAGCCGGGAAGTCACGCGAGGAAGACAGTCCAGCATCATAA
- a CDS encoding DUF1116 domain-containing protein: MDIDAANRRAIDRVLQSQPTLVGIGTALETVPGMDGKTLLHAGPPVAWDRMCGPMRGAVMGALIYEGLAQDANEALEVAQSGEITFDPCHHHQAVGPMAGIISPSMPVFIIENATFGNQAYCTLNEGLGKVLRYGAYDPEVIERLRWMERVLAPALAETLEVCGGINIKNLLSQAVQMGDEGHNRNRAGTSLLIRELSPHLVRSGVSRQDAASVLEFINGNDHFFLNLTMPAGKCTMDAAHGIPESTLVTTMARNGTDFGIRVSALGDRWFTGAAEVPQSLYFPGFSEKDANPDIGDSVIAETAGFGGFAMAAAPAIVRFVGGTSKDALAATLSMYEITMAENDAYLIPPLDFRGTPTGIDLRKVVETGILPAINTGVAHREPGIGQVGAGLVRPPMQCFREALLAFANHVESVETVPS, translated from the coding sequence ATGGACATAGACGCAGCCAACCGAAGGGCCATCGACAGGGTGCTCCAAAGCCAGCCAACACTGGTGGGCATCGGGACTGCACTAGAGACCGTGCCGGGTATGGATGGGAAGACCCTTCTGCACGCCGGGCCGCCGGTGGCATGGGATCGGATGTGCGGTCCCATGCGAGGAGCAGTCATGGGAGCCCTCATCTACGAAGGGCTGGCCCAGGATGCCAACGAGGCACTAGAGGTGGCTCAGTCCGGAGAGATCACCTTTGACCCCTGCCACCATCACCAGGCGGTGGGGCCGATGGCGGGCATCATCTCCCCCTCCATGCCGGTGTTCATCATAGAAAACGCTACCTTCGGAAACCAGGCCTACTGCACCCTTAACGAAGGCCTTGGCAAGGTGCTGCGCTATGGAGCCTACGATCCCGAGGTCATCGAGAGGCTCAGGTGGATGGAGAGAGTGCTGGCACCGGCGCTGGCAGAGACCTTGGAGGTATGCGGGGGCATCAACATCAAGAACCTCCTCTCCCAGGCGGTGCAGATGGGGGACGAGGGTCACAACCGGAACCGAGCGGGAACCTCCCTCTTGATCCGGGAACTCTCCCCTCATCTCGTGAGGTCTGGTGTCTCGCGACAAGACGCTGCTTCGGTCTTGGAGTTCATTAATGGAAACGACCATTTCTTCCTCAATCTGACCATGCCGGCGGGCAAGTGCACCATGGATGCGGCTCATGGGATCCCAGAGAGCACCCTGGTTACGACCATGGCTAGGAATGGCACGGACTTTGGCATCAGGGTGAGCGCCTTGGGGGACCGGTGGTTCACAGGCGCTGCTGAGGTCCCGCAGAGCCTGTATTTCCCCGGATTCAGCGAAAAGGACGCCAATCCCGACATCGGCGACAGCGTTATAGCGGAAACCGCCGGGTTTGGAGGGTTCGCCATGGCGGCTGCCCCAGCCATCGTAAGGTTTGTCGGTGGAACCTCCAAGGATGCGCTGGCGGCCACCCTGTCCATGTACGAGATAACCATGGCCGAAAACGATGCGTACCTCATACCGCCCCTAGATTTCCGGGGCACGCCCACCGGCATCGACCTGAGAAAGGTAGTAGAGACAGGTATTCTTCCGGCCATCAACACCGGAGTGGCCCACCGGGAGCCCGGGATCGGCCAAGTGGGAGCAGGCCTGGTCAGGCCACCCATGCAGTGTTTCCGGGAGGCCCTGTTGGCCTTCGCGAACCATGTGGAGTCCGTGGAGACAGTACCGAGCTAA
- a CDS encoding xanthine dehydrogenase family protein subunit M yields MRAPLAQEIFEPQTVEEVLEILAKHGHDASIIAGGTDLVVKLKDEVVKPGILVDILGLPLDKIQGSRAGGFRIGATVTASQMAKSPELRRELPVLVEAAKHLGGPQTSELATVGGNICNASPSGNLASVLMALDASVRLAGPNGERVVNLEDFFVGPGKTVMEPSEMLAEVVIPAIPSLYGTKYVKHTLRREMDIAIVGVAVLMIPEGKRVKKARIALSSVGPTILLAKKAQSILEGNLFSLELAKAAAKSAQEEASYIDDVRSSAAYRRKVTPIVVKAAIVEAWAMAGGGEL; encoded by the coding sequence ATGAGGGCTCCACTGGCACAGGAAATCTTTGAACCCCAGACTGTGGAAGAAGTCCTAGAGATCCTTGCCAAGCATGGACATGATGCTTCCATCATCGCAGGAGGCACTGACCTTGTGGTCAAGTTGAAGGATGAAGTGGTGAAGCCCGGCATCCTGGTGGACATACTCGGGCTTCCCCTGGATAAGATTCAAGGCTCGCGAGCTGGGGGATTCAGGATTGGGGCTACAGTGACGGCAAGCCAGATGGCTAAGTCCCCGGAGCTGCGCAGAGAACTGCCGGTGCTTGTGGAAGCCGCCAAGCACCTAGGCGGGCCTCAGACATCCGAACTTGCCACGGTGGGCGGAAACATCTGCAATGCATCTCCCTCGGGGAACCTGGCCAGTGTGCTTATGGCCTTGGACGCCTCGGTGAGGCTTGCTGGGCCCAACGGTGAGCGGGTGGTCAACCTCGAAGACTTCTTTGTTGGGCCTGGCAAGACCGTCATGGAGCCCTCGGAGATGCTGGCCGAGGTGGTGATCCCGGCCATTCCCTCACTTTACGGCACGAAGTACGTTAAACACACGCTGAGGCGGGAAATGGACATTGCCATAGTGGGGGTGGCGGTGCTCATGATCCCCGAGGGGAAACGGGTGAAAAAAGCCAGGATAGCCCTGAGTTCTGTGGGGCCCACCATCCTCCTGGCGAAGAAGGCCCAGTCAATCCTGGAGGGTAACCTGTTTTCCCTGGAACTGGCGAAGGCTGCGGCCAAGTCAGCCCAGGAGGAGGCATCTTACATTGATGATGTGAGGTCGTCCGCAGCCTACCGGAGGAAGGTAACGCCAATTGTCGTAAAAGCGGCCATAGTTGAAGCCTGGGCCATGGCTGGAGGTGGGGAACTGTGA
- a CDS encoding PucR family transcriptional regulator ligand-binding domain-containing protein produces the protein MEQELGLTVGEALELSPLRALRLVAGEGGLGRRIRFVEVMEVPDIVNWVKEEEFLVTAAFSIKDDPDAQGRLIPALVARNLAGLGIKPRRFLERIPDVMITQANELNFPLVEIPLEMSFSDVLGPIMTEIIHRQMDYLHRAEDVHKHLMEVMIKGGGMGDIATTLAELLANPVLVTGHDGEALAFACPEGHQVTLESLRQSKGSPESVKVPIIVEDRYYGDILAWQMGSPFKRSHMAAIERFSTVAALRIVSDKALFEVERRYRNEFLHEVLTGSIPSDEAAIVRGRSVGWDLDRALAVLVIADLATRSGRTAGEAESKRERLMRTLNFHFSDTIAGEKGEHVVVLVPGGPREGETILSTLKGMLGFDLKGGMGNPASKPSELSTRYLEAVMALEVGAYMGNGAPLTRYGQLGVYRLLYLIERADLGQFAKDIIGVLKEYDQKHGTDLVETINVYLDSCCNIRLTSKRMFVHNNTVLYRLQRIKEIAGLDLQDRETRLRVEVALRVSRLGLDR, from the coding sequence ATGGAGCAGGAGCTGGGCTTAACGGTAGGAGAAGCCTTGGAACTCTCTCCCCTGCGCGCTTTGCGGCTTGTCGCGGGCGAAGGAGGGTTAGGCAGGAGGATTCGCTTCGTCGAGGTAATGGAAGTACCCGATATCGTCAACTGGGTCAAGGAAGAGGAGTTCCTCGTCACGGCGGCTTTCTCCATAAAGGATGACCCTGATGCCCAGGGCCGGTTGATCCCCGCCCTCGTGGCCAGGAACCTGGCAGGACTGGGGATCAAGCCCCGGCGGTTTCTTGAACGCATACCCGACGTGATGATCACCCAGGCCAATGAACTGAATTTCCCCCTGGTAGAAATTCCTTTGGAGATGAGTTTCTCTGATGTACTGGGCCCGATCATGACCGAGATAATCCACCGGCAGATGGACTACCTGCACCGAGCGGAGGATGTCCACAAGCACCTCATGGAGGTAATGATCAAGGGCGGGGGGATGGGGGACATAGCCACCACCCTAGCTGAACTCCTGGCCAATCCCGTCTTGGTGACCGGACACGATGGGGAGGCATTAGCCTTCGCTTGCCCTGAGGGGCACCAGGTTACCCTGGAGAGCCTCAGACAGTCGAAAGGTTCGCCGGAGAGTGTAAAGGTGCCCATAATCGTTGAGGACAGGTACTACGGGGACATTCTTGCGTGGCAAATGGGGTCACCCTTCAAGAGGAGCCACATGGCTGCCATTGAGAGGTTCAGCACGGTGGCGGCACTCAGGATCGTCAGCGACAAGGCGCTGTTCGAGGTGGAACGCCGCTACCGGAACGAGTTCCTGCACGAGGTCCTGACCGGGTCGATCCCTTCGGATGAGGCGGCTATCGTGCGCGGCCGGTCCGTAGGCTGGGATCTTGACAGGGCCCTCGCCGTGTTGGTCATCGCCGACCTGGCGACGCGAAGCGGGCGTACAGCCGGGGAAGCCGAAAGCAAGAGGGAGCGGCTCATGCGCACCCTGAACTTCCACTTCTCCGATACCATAGCCGGGGAGAAGGGGGAGCATGTGGTGGTCCTGGTGCCTGGGGGACCACGCGAGGGGGAAACCATTCTTAGCACGCTTAAGGGTATGCTCGGTTTCGACCTCAAGGGCGGAATGGGCAACCCCGCTTCAAAGCCTAGCGAATTGTCCACCAGGTACCTGGAGGCGGTGATGGCGCTGGAGGTCGGAGCCTACATGGGGAACGGGGCACCCTTGACCCGGTATGGCCAACTCGGGGTGTACAGGCTCCTCTACCTCATAGAGCGCGCAGACCTGGGGCAGTTTGCCAAGGACATCATCGGTGTCCTGAAGGAGTACGATCAGAAGCACGGGACTGACCTTGTGGAGACCATCAATGTATACCTGGATAGCTGCTGCAATATCCGGCTGACCTCCAAGCGCATGTTCGTCCATAACAACACAGTCCTTTACAGGCTGCAAAGGATCAAGGAAATAGCTGGTCTTGACCTTCAGGACAGGGAGACTCGCCTCAGGGTGGAGGTGGCCCTGCGTGTCTCCCGGCTGGGTTTGGACCGGTGA
- a CDS encoding fdrA domain protein: protein MKDVQDLLSRPPNVINVGLEIFYKDLKTQGVRAVSVEFRPPAGGDEHLAAILRRLQG, encoded by the coding sequence GTGAAGGATGTCCAGGATCTGCTGTCCCGTCCTCCCAACGTGATAAACGTGGGACTGGAGATCTTCTACAAAGATCTCAAGACCCAGGGTGTACGGGCGGTCTCTGTGGAGTTTCGCCCGCCGGCGGGCGGCGACGAGCACTTGGCGGCAATACTGAGAAGACTCCAGGGTTAG
- the fdrA gene encoding acyl-CoA synthetase FdrA → MPVKVTVRKNTYYDSVTLMWLSREASGVPGMHQVVVVMGTDLNRELLDRVGLLDETARKAGPSDLIIALEAVDDRAIEAGEQAVEDLLKRRQELAPDAEHRYATLRSALQAFPEADLVSISIPGRYAWREAETCIKAGKHVFLFSDNVPLEQEVRLKRIAQERGLLLMGPDCGTAVISGVVLGFANVLRRGPIGVVAASGSGAQEVTSMIHNMGSGVAHVIGTGGRDLSREVGGLMMAMGISALARDSSTQVIVVISKPPHPEVSRGVLEVLRNTGKPAVVCFMGACHRSSLADGIWGADTLENSARIAVALAQNDDPASCLGHPSGWGRWVEVAAREARRLAPSQVFVRGLYSGGTLCDEAIHILSRTLGHVYSNTPLGPGLKVERIGAGHTILDLGDDAYTQGRAHPMIDPTLRQAMILDVAQDPRTSVLLLDCILGYGSHPDPGGSLVSSIMKAREIALSAGRHLPVVVSVCGTDLDPQNKDEQANRLRSAGALVLDSNAQTAAFAGNLMAEVGGTP, encoded by the coding sequence TTGCCGGTTAAGGTGACCGTACGAAAGAACACCTACTATGACTCGGTTACTCTCATGTGGCTTTCCCGTGAAGCCAGCGGAGTTCCCGGGATGCACCAGGTTGTGGTAGTGATGGGGACTGACCTGAACAGGGAACTCCTGGACCGGGTTGGGCTCTTGGATGAAACTGCCAGGAAGGCCGGGCCCTCAGACCTTATCATCGCCCTGGAGGCCGTAGATGATAGGGCCATTGAGGCTGGGGAGCAAGCAGTAGAGGATCTCCTCAAGCGCAGGCAGGAGCTGGCGCCGGACGCTGAACACCGTTACGCTACGCTTCGGTCGGCGCTTCAGGCATTCCCGGAGGCTGACCTGGTATCCATATCAATCCCCGGTAGGTACGCCTGGCGGGAAGCCGAAACCTGCATCAAAGCCGGGAAGCACGTGTTCCTGTTCAGTGACAACGTGCCTCTGGAGCAGGAGGTCAGGCTCAAACGCATTGCCCAGGAGCGAGGTCTCCTTCTCATGGGCCCCGACTGTGGCACGGCGGTGATAAGTGGTGTCGTGCTGGGATTTGCCAACGTATTGAGGCGTGGCCCCATTGGGGTGGTGGCCGCCTCGGGCTCCGGTGCGCAGGAGGTCACCAGCATGATCCACAACATGGGGAGCGGGGTCGCCCACGTCATTGGCACGGGCGGCAGAGACCTCAGCAGGGAAGTGGGAGGCCTCATGATGGCCATGGGCATCAGTGCGCTGGCCAGGGACTCATCCACTCAGGTCATCGTAGTGATATCCAAGCCTCCCCACCCTGAGGTCTCTCGAGGGGTCCTCGAAGTCTTGAGAAATACCGGGAAGCCAGCGGTTGTATGCTTCATGGGAGCCTGCCACAGATCCAGCCTCGCAGATGGCATATGGGGGGCCGATACCCTGGAGAACAGCGCCCGTATAGCAGTGGCCCTTGCCCAGAACGATGACCCCGCCTCTTGCCTTGGCCATCCCTCGGGATGGGGACGGTGGGTGGAGGTGGCTGCCCGGGAGGCCCGGAGGCTGGCTCCGTCCCAGGTCTTCGTTAGGGGGCTCTACTCAGGGGGGACCCTGTGTGATGAAGCCATCCACATCCTGTCGCGCACACTGGGGCATGTATACTCCAACACGCCGCTGGGCCCCGGGCTGAAGGTGGAGCGAATAGGGGCTGGCCACACTATCTTGGACCTGGGAGACGATGCCTATACTCAAGGCCGCGCCCACCCAATGATAGACCCGACCCTTCGGCAGGCAATGATCCTAGATGTCGCCCAAGACCCCAGGACTTCAGTCCTGTTGCTTGACTGCATCCTTGGCTATGGCTCCCACCCTGACCCCGGGGGCTCTCTGGTTTCTTCCATCATGAAAGCGAGGGAGATAGCCCTGTCAGCTGGCCGGCACCTACCGGTGGTGGTGTCAGTGTGTGGCACCGACCTTGACCCCCAGAACAAGGACGAACAGGCCAATCGGCTCCGGTCCGCCGGCGCTTTGGTGCTGGATTCTAACGCCCAAACAGCAGCCTTCGCAGGCAATCTCATGGCAGAAGTGGGGGGTACACCGTGA
- a CDS encoding DUF2877 domain-containing protein → MIRARMIGSLLARCLTGDGLSGTVIASVRGAVYIQVRGLPVVSLSSDSNGNSALSATLDMDPEALDWRQGTPLFLSRAGVFHEDLRVVSFDGASVWDAGGLVGPPAASRQRIVAAGKAALDLVWPGCAVPGAGEVLEMLSRYRPGASEWALNLLGLGPGLTPAGDDALAGITAVLAVSSRSMRALRFRYHVVASSYRHTNLISISLLAQCASGMPPEVLARFIRALLLAEDVTQAAERLSCVGHTSGSFMALGAILGAGTSQQWTEAYP, encoded by the coding sequence TTGATCAGGGCCAGGATGATCGGCTCATTGCTCGCGCGTTGCCTGACCGGGGATGGGCTCTCCGGAACGGTCATTGCTTCCGTGCGGGGAGCCGTGTACATCCAGGTGAGGGGACTGCCGGTGGTCTCCCTGTCTTCTGACTCCAACGGCAACTCCGCCCTGTCGGCCACCCTTGACATGGACCCTGAGGCCTTGGACTGGAGGCAAGGGACTCCCCTCTTTCTCAGCCGTGCTGGGGTGTTCCACGAAGACCTCAGGGTAGTATCATTTGACGGCGCCTCAGTATGGGATGCTGGGGGCTTGGTAGGCCCTCCGGCGGCATCGCGCCAACGCATCGTGGCGGCGGGCAAGGCGGCGCTGGACCTGGTGTGGCCAGGGTGTGCAGTTCCAGGCGCCGGTGAGGTCCTGGAGATGCTCAGCCGGTACCGCCCAGGCGCCTCCGAGTGGGCACTGAATCTCCTCGGGTTAGGTCCTGGCCTCACCCCGGCAGGGGACGATGCCCTCGCCGGGATCACCGCTGTCCTTGCTGTCTCCTCTCGCTCCATGAGGGCTTTGCGCTTCCGGTACCATGTCGTGGCCAGCTCGTACCGCCACACCAACCTCATCTCCATAAGCCTCCTGGCCCAGTGCGCCTCAGGCATGCCACCGGAGGTCCTGGCCAGGTTCATCAGGGCCCTTCTTCTAGCCGAGGATGTGACTCAAGCGGCTGAAAGGCTATCCTGTGTGGGCCATACATCTGGAAGTTTCATGGCACTTGGCGCCATTCTTGGTGCAGGCACTAGTCAGCAGTGGACGGAGGCGTACCCATGA
- a CDS encoding xanthine dehydrogenase family protein molybdopterin-binding subunit, producing MSGGTYVGADVLDVRAVNKVTGAMTYAADVHLAGQLYAAMIRSEHAHAIVTDIDTSEALEVEGVVAIVTYKDFPELHFGTYVHDQTAFTSHPRYVGDPIGAVAAETQAAAERAAQRVKITYEVLPHILNPEEAFGSRDIILHPEMHTYKGYPGFFNFTKGTNVPNHLRLRKGDVDKAFGEADFIVESRISVPPIYHGTIETHACVCKYDPDGCLTVYSTTQGPFLLREMLSSAMGIPMNRVAVIQTAVGGGFGAKISGNIEIRAAALAQKCGYRPVKLVMSRKEEWETVYTRSALIGYYKTGVNKEGRIIARKVTLYWDAGAYADYEVSVARSAGYMSAGPYDIPNVWIDSYAVYTNKLVATAYRGFGCSETTFCYEQDMDIIAGRIGMDPIEFRLVNALEKGSLNATGQRLRSCALKDCINIVAEKATKMESNERVKRGRGIACMQKFTVHTVPTSDIVKLNEDGTVILETSAVDIGQGSDTVMSQILADVLGIGLDRISVVPVNTNYTSYGWQTAASSKTFFNGNSVIRAGLELRRKILRSASKVLCIPESDLGTRDGSVYCLSDPRRMLPFSAVALGVYNEEGGLSEGPLVGYGVYTVEDGTFLCPHTGQGRKPSAFWMFAAMVAEVEVDTETGQIRVLRLISANDVGKAINPKMVKAQIVGGAVQGLGSALYEETIISGDGRVLNANMHDYKMPTIGDCPQEIIAIPVETQPDPDGPFGAKGVGEPAMACPAAAIANAVANALGVRIYDLPLSPEKVLDAIEEEGRS from the coding sequence ATGAGTGGCGGCACGTATGTAGGTGCGGACGTGTTAGATGTTAGGGCAGTGAACAAGGTAACAGGTGCCATGACCTATGCGGCAGACGTGCACCTGGCCGGTCAGCTTTATGCAGCCATGATACGCAGCGAACATGCTCATGCCATCGTTACGGACATCGACACCAGCGAAGCTCTTGAAGTAGAAGGCGTCGTGGCCATTGTGACCTATAAGGACTTTCCCGAATTGCACTTTGGCACTTATGTCCATGATCAGACAGCATTTACCTCTCACCCCAGATATGTGGGCGACCCAATTGGCGCGGTGGCTGCCGAGACCCAGGCAGCGGCGGAGAGGGCCGCCCAGCGAGTGAAGATCACCTACGAAGTGCTACCCCACATACTTAATCCAGAGGAGGCCTTTGGGTCTCGAGACATCATTCTCCATCCGGAGATGCATACGTACAAGGGTTACCCCGGCTTCTTCAATTTCACGAAGGGCACGAACGTTCCAAACCACCTAAGGCTAAGGAAGGGCGATGTGGACAAGGCCTTCGGAGAAGCAGATTTCATCGTCGAAAGTAGGATCTCAGTTCCACCTATCTACCACGGGACCATTGAGACTCATGCCTGTGTCTGCAAGTATGACCCCGATGGCTGCCTGACCGTCTACTCAACTACCCAGGGCCCTTTTCTTCTTAGGGAGATGCTCTCCAGTGCCATGGGTATCCCCATGAACCGTGTTGCGGTAATCCAGACCGCAGTAGGAGGCGGCTTTGGGGCCAAGATATCGGGGAATATCGAGATTAGGGCAGCGGCTCTGGCACAGAAGTGTGGTTACAGACCGGTCAAGCTCGTGATGTCTAGGAAGGAAGAGTGGGAGACCGTCTACACGCGGTCGGCGCTCATCGGTTACTACAAGACAGGTGTGAACAAGGAAGGTAGGATCATTGCACGCAAGGTTACCCTTTACTGGGACGCTGGAGCCTACGCCGACTACGAGGTCTCGGTGGCCAGGAGTGCCGGGTACATGTCGGCGGGTCCGTACGATATTCCGAATGTGTGGATCGACTCCTATGCAGTGTATACCAACAAGCTGGTGGCCACAGCCTACCGGGGGTTCGGCTGCTCGGAGACCACCTTCTGCTACGAGCAAGACATGGATATTATCGCGGGTAGGATTGGCATGGATCCCATAGAGTTCCGGCTCGTTAACGCCTTGGAGAAGGGAAGCCTGAACGCTACCGGCCAGCGCTTGAGGTCCTGTGCATTGAAGGACTGTATCAATATCGTGGCGGAAAAGGCCACAAAGATGGAGAGCAACGAGCGGGTGAAACGAGGGCGTGGCATAGCCTGCATGCAGAAGTTCACGGTCCATACCGTTCCCACCTCTGACATTGTGAAACTCAACGAGGATGGCACCGTGATCCTGGAAACAAGTGCCGTTGATATAGGCCAGGGCTCCGACACTGTTATGTCTCAGATCCTCGCGGATGTGCTGGGTATAGGGTTGGACCGGATCTCCGTTGTCCCCGTCAACACCAACTACACTAGCTACGGCTGGCAGACCGCAGCCAGCAGCAAGACATTCTTCAATGGCAACTCAGTGATAAGGGCCGGGCTAGAATTGCGGAGGAAGATACTCAGGTCAGCGTCAAAGGTGCTCTGCATACCGGAATCGGACCTTGGCACCAGGGATGGGAGTGTCTACTGCCTAAGTGATCCCAGAAGGATGCTTCCTTTTTCCGCCGTCGCCTTAGGGGTCTACAACGAGGAGGGTGGTCTCAGCGAAGGGCCTCTGGTGGGGTATGGCGTTTACACCGTTGAGGATGGCACTTTCCTGTGCCCTCATACTGGGCAGGGGCGAAAACCCTCAGCCTTCTGGATGTTCGCGGCGATGGTAGCGGAGGTAGAGGTTGACACGGAGACTGGACAGATCAGGGTGCTCCGGCTGATTAGCGCCAACGACGTGGGCAAGGCAATCAACCCCAAGATGGTCAAGGCCCAGATCGTTGGGGGGGCTGTTCAGGGCCTAGGCTCAGCCCTATACGAGGAGACCATCATCAGCGGTGACGGTAGGGTTCTCAATGCCAACATGCATGACTACAAGATGCCTACCATCGGGGACTGCCCGCAGGAAATCATCGCGATCCCCGTAGAGACACAGCCCGATCCTGATGGCCCATTTGGAGCAAAGGGGGTAGGCGAACCCGCCATGGCCTGCCCCGCTGCAGCCATAGCAAATGCAGTGGCCAACGCGCTTGGGGTCAGGATTTACGACCTACCATTGAGTCCGGAAAAGGTACTCGACGCCATCGAGGAGGAGGGACGGTCATGA